Proteins from a genomic interval of Kribbella aluminosa:
- the uvrB gene encoding excinuclease ABC subunit UvrB produces the protein MRQVSDLQRMVAPLKVVSDFEPAGDQPAAIADLERRINAGEQDVVLLGATGTGKTATVAWLAEKIQRPMLILQPNKTLAAQFATELRNFFPENAVEYFVSYYDYYQPEAYVPQTDTYIEKDSSINEEVERLRHSATWSLLTRRDVVVVATVSCIYGLGSADEYLNRMIHVKVGDEMDRDGLLRKLVGVQYARNDLAGTRGTFRVRGDTLEVFPVYQELAVRVEFFGDEIERVMTLHPLTGEVLSEEDELYIGAATHYVTAPERMERAITSIEAELAERLAELERGGQLLEAQRLRMRTTYDIEMMRQIGTCSGIENYSRHTDGREPGTAPHCLLDYFPEDFVLVIDESHVTVPQIGGMYEGDMSRKRTLVEHGFRLPSAMDNRPLRWEEFLERIGQTVYLSATPGQYEQDKSDGYVEQLIRPTGLVDPEVIVKPTKGQIDDLIHEIRLRVERDERVLVTTLTKKMSEDLTDYLLEMGIRTRYLHSEVDTLRRVELLRELRMGEYDVLVGINLLREGLDLPEVSLVAILDADKEGFLRSGRSLIQTIGRAARNVSGQVFMYADKITPSMEHAIDETNRRRAKQIAYNEEHGVDPQPLRKKIADITDMLAREDADTAELLGSGRNQSRGKAPVPGGGKPKAGEKAKELAGGLPSSDLADLIQQLTDQMHNAAAELQFEVAARYRDEISELKKELRQMTNAGAK, from the coding sequence ATGAGACAGGTGTCGGATCTGCAGCGGATGGTCGCCCCGCTGAAGGTGGTGTCGGACTTCGAGCCGGCAGGTGACCAGCCGGCCGCGATCGCGGACCTCGAGCGGCGGATCAACGCCGGTGAGCAGGACGTCGTCCTGCTGGGCGCCACCGGAACCGGTAAGACCGCGACAGTGGCGTGGCTGGCCGAGAAGATCCAGCGCCCGATGCTGATCCTGCAGCCGAACAAGACGCTCGCCGCCCAGTTCGCGACCGAGCTGCGCAACTTCTTCCCGGAGAACGCGGTCGAGTACTTCGTCTCGTACTACGACTACTACCAGCCCGAGGCGTATGTCCCGCAGACGGACACCTACATCGAGAAGGACTCCTCGATCAACGAGGAGGTCGAGCGGCTCCGGCACTCCGCGACCTGGTCCCTGCTGACCCGGCGCGATGTGGTCGTGGTCGCGACCGTGTCCTGCATCTACGGCCTGGGCTCCGCGGACGAGTACCTGAACCGCATGATCCACGTGAAGGTCGGCGACGAGATGGATCGCGACGGCCTGCTCCGGAAGCTGGTCGGCGTGCAGTACGCGCGCAACGACCTGGCCGGCACCCGCGGCACGTTCCGGGTCCGCGGCGACACGCTCGAGGTCTTCCCGGTGTACCAGGAGCTCGCCGTCCGGGTGGAGTTCTTCGGCGACGAGATCGAGCGGGTGATGACGCTGCACCCGCTGACCGGCGAGGTGCTGAGCGAGGAGGACGAGCTCTACATCGGCGCCGCCACGCACTACGTGACCGCGCCGGAGCGGATGGAGCGCGCGATCACCTCGATCGAGGCCGAGCTCGCGGAGCGGCTGGCCGAGCTGGAACGCGGCGGTCAGTTGCTGGAAGCACAGCGGCTCCGGATGCGCACGACGTACGACATCGAGATGATGCGCCAGATCGGCACCTGTTCAGGGATCGAGAACTACTCGCGGCACACCGACGGCCGGGAGCCGGGGACCGCGCCGCACTGCCTGCTCGACTACTTCCCCGAGGACTTCGTGCTGGTCATCGACGAGTCGCACGTGACGGTCCCGCAGATCGGCGGGATGTACGAGGGCGACATGTCCCGGAAGCGGACGCTGGTCGAGCACGGGTTCCGGCTGCCGTCGGCGATGGACAACCGGCCGCTGCGCTGGGAGGAGTTCCTGGAGCGGATCGGCCAGACCGTCTACCTGTCCGCGACGCCGGGGCAGTACGAGCAGGACAAGTCCGACGGGTACGTCGAGCAGCTCATCCGGCCGACCGGTCTGGTCGACCCCGAGGTGATCGTGAAGCCGACCAAGGGGCAGATCGACGACCTGATCCACGAGATCCGGCTCCGGGTCGAGCGGGACGAGCGGGTGCTGGTCACCACGCTGACCAAGAAGATGTCCGAGGACCTGACCGACTACCTGCTGGAGATGGGGATCCGGACCAGGTACCTGCACAGCGAGGTGGACACGCTGCGCCGGGTCGAGCTGCTGCGTGAGTTGCGGATGGGCGAGTACGACGTGCTCGTCGGCATCAACCTGCTGCGCGAGGGGCTCGACCTGCCGGAGGTGTCGCTGGTCGCGATCCTCGACGCGGACAAGGAAGGGTTCCTGCGGTCGGGCCGGTCGCTGATCCAGACCATCGGCCGTGCGGCCCGAAACGTGTCCGGCCAGGTGTTCATGTACGCCGACAAGATCACCCCGTCGATGGAGCACGCGATCGACGAGACGAACCGGCGGCGCGCGAAACAGATCGCGTACAACGAGGAGCACGGCGTCGACCCGCAGCCGCTGCGGAAGAAGATCGCCGACATCACCGACATGCTGGCCCGCGAGGACGCCGACACCGCCGAGCTGCTCGGCTCCGGCCGGAACCAGTCCCGCGGCAAGGCCCCGGTCCCGGGTGGCGGCAAGCCGAAGGCGGGCGAGAAGGCGAAGGAGCTGGCCGGCGGCCTCCCGTCGTCCGACCTGGCCGACCTCATCCAGCAACTCACCGACCAGATGCACAACGCGGCCGCCGAGCTCCAGTTCGAGGTGGCCGCCCGCTACCGAGACGAAATCTCCGAACTCAAGAAGGAGCTCCGCCAGATGACCAACGCCGGCGCGAAGTAG
- a CDS encoding VOC family protein gives MFDHLSLQCDDLDASRRFYEAVLGPLAITVSMDFGDVLGLSGSDGVPKFWLGLQTTGGTQREIHVAFTARDRATVDSAHRAGADLGAEVLHAPKEWPEYHPGYYAVFLRDPDGNNVEVVAHA, from the coding sequence GTGTTCGATCACCTGTCGCTGCAGTGCGATGACCTGGACGCCAGCCGGCGCTTCTACGAGGCGGTGCTCGGCCCACTCGCGATCACGGTCAGCATGGACTTCGGTGACGTGCTCGGGCTGTCCGGGAGCGACGGTGTCCCGAAGTTCTGGCTCGGGCTCCAGACGACCGGCGGGACGCAGCGCGAGATTCATGTCGCATTCACCGCGCGGGACCGGGCGACCGTGGACAGTGCGCACCGAGCCGGCGCCGACCTCGGTGCGGAGGTGCTGCATGCGCCGAAGGAGTGGCCGGAGTACCACCCCGGGTACTACGCCGTGTTCCTCCGGGATCCGGACGGCAACAACGTCGAGGTCGTCGCCCATGCCTGA
- a CDS encoding MmcQ/YjbR family DNA-binding protein, whose product MPERLTGDDLREYCLGKAGAWPDEPWDGDTVAKVGDKIFAFLGGSSVGLKCGANRDEADELVATYPEDVGKMAYIGRAGWNTVQLGGAVPDDEIRELIDTSYETVVAKLPKRQRPTPAE is encoded by the coding sequence ATGCCTGAGCGGCTGACCGGGGACGACCTGCGCGAGTACTGCCTGGGCAAGGCGGGAGCCTGGCCGGACGAGCCGTGGGACGGGGACACGGTGGCGAAGGTCGGCGACAAGATCTTCGCGTTCCTCGGCGGCAGCAGTGTCGGCCTGAAGTGCGGGGCGAACCGGGACGAGGCCGACGAACTGGTGGCGACCTACCCGGAGGACGTCGGCAAGATGGCCTACATCGGGCGGGCCGGGTGGAACACCGTGCAGCTCGGCGGAGCGGTGCCGGACGACGAGATCCGGGAGCTGATCGACACGTCGTACGAGACGGTGGTCGCCAAACTGCCGAAGCGGCAACGACCTACGCCGGCCGAATGA
- a CDS encoding TerC family protein — MHVADYVWYITVGLLLALLAFDVFVIGRRPHEPSTRESATAIAFYVGLAAVFGLGVWWFSGGQYAGEFFAGWLTEYSLSVDNLFIFLIIMARFQVPRQYQQTALLVGIILALLFRGVFIAVGAAAINQFSWVFYIFGAFLVYTAIHLAKQGENDDDDFKENAVIRFAKKRLKATDEYNGVKLTLVQNGKRLVTPMALVIIALGTTDLLFALDSIPAIYGLTQEPFLVFTANVFALMGLRQLYFLLGDLLKRLIYLSLGLSVVLAFIGVKLVLHAMHVNELPFVNGGHHISWAPEIPIWFSLGFIIITLGITTVASLAKSRKTAAEHPELHPKDS, encoded by the coding sequence GTGCACGTAGCTGACTATGTCTGGTACATCACCGTCGGCCTGCTGCTCGCGCTGCTGGCATTCGACGTGTTCGTCATCGGCCGTCGGCCACACGAGCCGAGCACCCGCGAGTCCGCGACCGCGATCGCGTTCTACGTCGGCCTCGCGGCGGTCTTCGGGCTCGGCGTGTGGTGGTTCTCCGGCGGGCAGTACGCCGGGGAGTTCTTCGCCGGGTGGCTGACGGAGTACAGCCTGAGCGTCGACAACCTGTTCATCTTCCTGATCATCATGGCCAGGTTCCAGGTGCCGCGGCAGTACCAGCAGACCGCGCTGCTGGTCGGGATCATCCTGGCGCTGCTGTTCCGCGGGGTGTTCATCGCGGTCGGGGCGGCGGCGATCAACCAGTTCTCGTGGGTCTTCTACATCTTCGGCGCGTTCCTGGTCTACACGGCGATCCACCTCGCGAAGCAGGGGGAGAACGACGATGACGACTTCAAGGAGAACGCGGTCATCCGGTTCGCGAAGAAGCGGCTGAAGGCGACGGACGAGTACAACGGCGTGAAGCTGACGCTGGTGCAGAACGGCAAGCGGCTGGTCACTCCGATGGCGCTGGTGATCATCGCGCTCGGGACGACGGACCTGCTGTTCGCGCTGGACTCGATTCCGGCGATCTACGGGCTGACGCAGGAGCCGTTCCTCGTGTTCACCGCGAACGTGTTCGCGCTGATGGGGTTGCGGCAGTTGTACTTCCTGCTCGGCGACCTGCTCAAGCGGCTGATCTACCTGTCGCTGGGGCTGTCGGTGGTGCTGGCGTTCATCGGGGTCAAGCTGGTCCTGCACGCGATGCACGTGAACGAACTGCCGTTCGTCAACGGCGGCCACCACATCAGCTGGGCGCCGGAGATCCCGATCTGGTTCTCCCTCGGGTTCATCATCATCACGCTCGGCATCACCACAGTCGCCAGCCTGGCGAAGTCCCGCAAGACAGCCGCCGAGCACCCGGAGCTACACCCCAAAGACTCCTGA